The genomic segment TAGACCAGTTCCGATAAAAACTTTATTAATGATAGCAAATGCTAATAATACTAAATAAAGTGGTATAAGGGTTCTGCCAGTTGCTTTTACCTCATACTTCATTAATTTTCCTAACATCTAAATACCTCCCTAAATAGAGCATCAACACTCTTGCCTTCATTTTCTCTTATTTCATCAACACTTTTAGTTAAGAATATATTCCCATATGATATAAATACTACATCATCTAATATTCTTTCAATGTCAGAAATAAGGTGAGTAGATATAATTATAGTGGCATTTTCATTGTAATTAGTGATTATTGTATTTAAAATATAATCTCTGGCAGCGGGATCAACACCTGCGATAGGTTCATCTAATAAATACAAATCGGCCTCTCTACTCATAACTAAAATGAGTTGTACTTTTTCTTTTGTACCCTTTGACATGGTTTTTAATTTATCATTGGGATTAATGTTAAGTTTCGATAACATATTGTAAGCTTTCTCAGGATTGAAATTATCGTAGAAGTCCTGAAAAAAATTAATGATGTCTGAAACTTTCATCCAGTCATTAAGATAAGTTCTTTCAGGAAGGTATGAAACAATCTTCTTTGTTTCAATTCCAGGTTTATTTCCTGATATTAATATTTCCCCACTTGATGGAGTTAAAAGACCGTTTGCTAACTTTATTAGTGTGCTTTTACCACTACCATTTGGACCTAAAAGTCCAACAATTCTACCACGATTAATTTTTAGATTTATCCCTTTCAATGCCTCAGTATTAGAATAAGTCTTAAATAAATTTCTACATTCTAAAATAGGGACATTATCCATATTGCTATTTGTAAAAGTAGACATTGTATCACTTTCGCTAGAGTTATACAATATTTTATTATCAGCATTACTCATTATTTCATCTCCTTTGATATAATTTCTATAAGTTGGATTGTCTCTTGATTGGTATAACCGATTTTCTCCATGTTGTAGAGAAATTTTTCAATTTGATCTCTTGCTAAACCATTTCTTATATTTTTAATCATATTAACGTCCTCCGTAATAAATCTGCCACTTGTTCTTTGAGAAAATACTAAACCAGTTCTCTCAAGTTCTGTTAATGCTTTTTGCATTGTATTAGGATTAACAGCTGCATCACCTGCCATATCTCTAACTGATGGCAATTTTTCGCCAGCTTTGTATATGCCAGAAACGATTCTAAGTTGTATTTGTTCCATTAGCTGCATGTAAATTGGTCTATCGTCATTAAAATCCCATGACATAGTCTCACTCCTTCATAAATTGTACTACTGTATTGTTGTACTAAGTTGTTAATACAATAATACAACTATAACTTTTAGCTGTCAAGAAAAATAAAATGATTTTTTGTAGGTTAAATAAGGCAATGAAATCTGTTGAATATTAAAAATTGTGGTGTTATAATTATTTTCAATGGTGTATATACACCTGTAAAATTAATTAAAAGAGGTGTAAATAAACGTGGCGATGGATTTAGCAAAAGAAATATTAAAGTTAAAGAGAGAAAAGAATGCACTTATTCTTGCACACTATTACCAACCAGGAATTATACAAGACTTAGCAGATTATGTAGGAGATTCTTATTATTTAAGTGAAATAGCTAGAGATTGCAAAGAGGAAGTTATAATGTTTTGCGGGGTTAGATTTATGGCAGAGAGTGCAAAAATTTTATCACCGAATAAGACTGTTTTAATGCCGTGTCCTAGTGCAGGATGTTCTATGGCAGATATGGCAAGCGGCAAGGCTTTATTAGAACTAAAGGAAAAACATCCAGATGCCTATGTAGTTTGTTATATAAATTCAACGTGTAATGTGAAAGCTCATTGTGATGTAGCTGTGACATCTTCAAGTGCATTAAAAATATTAAAGAAGATACCTAATAAAAAGATTATGTTTTTACCTGATAGGAACCTAGGTGAATATATATCAGAGTTTTTCCCAGAAAAAGAGTTCATACTATGGGATGGATTTTGTAGGTGTCATAATAAGGTAAGCAGAGAAGATATATTGATTGAAAAAGAAAAACATAGAAATGCAAAAGTATTAGTACATCCTGAATGCACAAAGGAAATCAGAGATATTGCAGATTATATAGGGAGCACAAGTGGGATAATAGATTATGCAACTAGAGATGAAGGAACCGAGTTTATAATAGCGACAGAAGAAGGAATTTTACATGAATTAAAGAAAAGGAATCCTAATAAAAATTTCTTTATACCAGGAGATAGAATATGTTGCCAAGACATGAAAAAGACAACCCTTGAAAATTTATATGATGCCTTATTGAATATGAAAAATGAAATGATTCTAGAAGAAAATGTTAGAAAAAAGGCGTTAAGATCGTTAGAAAATATGCATTTACTTGCATCGCAAGATGTTAGAAGTAATTAGGAAAAATATGAATAAGTTTGTTGATGTTCTAATAATAGGTTCAGGGGTATCAGGTCTTTATTGTGGATTAAATTTAAGGAAAGATTTAAATGTCTTGATTGTATGTAAAGATAAGATTACTTGCAGTAATACTTATCTGGCACAAGGAGGAATATCTGTTGCAAAAGGTGTTGAGGATATTCCACTATATATAGAGGATACTTTAAAAGCAGGAAGATACAAAAATGATTTGGAGGCTGTTGAAACTTTAATTAATGAATCTATGGTTAACATAGAATTATTAATTGAAATGGGACTTGCTTTTGATAGAAATGAAGATGGAAGTTTAAACTTTACAAAAGAAGGCGCTCATTCTGTAAATAGGATAGTTCATACAAAGGATAATACAGGAGAAAGTACTGCAAAAATTTTAATTGATAAAGTGAAAAAGAGAGAAAATATAAGTGTTTATGAAAATACTCATTTTGTAGATATTATAGAAAAAGAAAATAAGTGTATTGGAGCCTTGTTAATAAGAGAAGGTGAGCAAATAAATGTTTATGCAAAAGCTGTTGTATTGGCAACTGGAGGCATAGGTGGATTATTTAATAATTCAACTAATCAGAGAATATTGACAGGAGATGGAATAGCATCAGCAATAAGACACAATATAGAATTAAAGGATATGAATTATATTCAAATTCACCCGACAGCATTTTATGAAGAAGGTGAAAATAAGAGGAAATTTTTAATATCAGAATCTCTAAGAGGGGAAGGTGGAATTCTTACAAATATAAAAGGGGAAAGATTCATAAATGAGCTTTTGCCGAGGGATGTGGTATCAGAAGCAGTATATAATCAGATAAAAGAGACAGAAGTACCTTATGTAAATTTAGATATAAGGTTTTTGGGAAAAGACTATATAATAAATAGATTTTCAACTATTTATGAGGAATGCTTAAAAAGAGGAACAGATATAACAAAGGAATGTATTAAAGTTTCTCCAGCTCAGCATTTTTTTATGGGAGGAATAAAAGTAGATTTGGATTCTAAAACATCTATGAAAAACCTATATGCGGTTGGAGAGACAAGCTGTACAGGAGTACATGGTGCTAACAGACTCGCAAGTAATTCATTACTTGAAGGACTTGTATTTTCAAGAAGAGCTGCAATATCAATTAACAACATTGTGGATTATTTGGAAATTAAAGTTTTTCCTGTGGAAAGATTAGAAAAATCATGGGACGAATTACAAGAAGAAAATAAAGAGATAACTGTTAGAACTATAAAAGAAAAGGGGGGAAAGTTAGATGATAAATTATTTAGTTATAGATAAAATAATAAAAGATGCACTTATTGAAGAGTGTCCAAACGAGGACATAACCACAAATTCAATCATAGGAGAGGAAAGTATCTCTACAGTAGAATTGATTTGCAAGGAGGAAGGCATAGTTGCGGGCCTTGAAGTATTTAAAAGAGTATTTGATTTATTAGGAAATGTGGAGATTGAATTTTATAAGCGTGATGGAGATAATGTACATGTAAAAGACAGAATTGCTTTTCTAAAAGGTAATACAAGAAGCTTATTAGTTGGGGAAAGGATTGCACTAAATTTACTTCAAAGGATGAGTGGAATAGCTACATTGACGAATAGATTTATACAAGAAATAAAACACACAAAGGCAAAATTATTAGATACAAGAAAAACAACACCAAATTTAAGGATATTAGAGAAATATTCTGTAAAGATTGGGGGCGGATGTAATCACAGATTTAATTTATCTGATGGTGTAATGATTAAAGACAATCATATTAGTGCGGCTGGCGGAATAAAAAAAGCTATAGAGCTAACGAGAAAAAATTCTTCATTTGTTAGAAAAATAGAGGTAGAAACTGAAAATTTAGAAATGGTGCAGGAAGCACTATTAGCAGGCGCAGATATAATAATGCTTGATAATATGGGTTTAGAGATAGCTAAAGAGGCAGTTGAAATAATAGGAAAAAGAGCCCTAATAGAATTCTCAGGAAATGTTGAACTAAATAATATTAAAGAAATAGCTGAAATAGGTGTTGATTACATATCTGTAGGAGCATTAACACACTCAGCTAAAATATTGGACTTTAGTTTAAAAAACTTAACATTGTTAGAAAATTAAAAACTGATAATTAATATTTCTGTATCAAATGAAACGGATTTAATACGAACATTCTATTATAATAATTCTATAAGTTGATTGATTTATCTAAATTCTATATTTCAATTACTAGTGTATGGTCAAAGTTTAATGATTAGTGAATTTAAATGAGTGTGAAATTTAGGAGGAGAATTTTATGATAAGAAGAGTTATTAAAATAGATGAAGAGAAATGTAACGGATGTGGTGTTTGTGCAAGTGCCTGTCATGAAGGAGCTATAGGTATAGTAGATGGAAAGGCAAAATTATTAAGGGATGACTATTGTGACGGGCTTGGAGACTGTCTTCCTTCATGTGCAACTAATGCTATTTCTTTCGAAGAGAGAGAAGCAGCTGCTTATGATGAAGAAGCTGTAAAGATAAACATGGAGAAAAGAAATACGGAGCAAAAGAAATTAGAGTCAAACAAAAATCAAACAATTCAATTTGGATGCCCAGGTGCACAATCTAGAATGTTAAAACATAAGAAGATTGAAGTGAGAGAGGCGAGAACTGAAGGTGAGATAGTATCACAATTGAATCAATGGCCTGTGCAAATTAAACTTGTCTCTCCAAATGCATTATATTTTAACAATGCTAATTTACTTATAGCAGCAGATTGTACAGCCTATGCATATGGAGATTTTCATAATAAGTTCATTAGGAATAAAATTACATTAATAGGATGTCCAAAACTAGATGAGGTAGATTATTCAGAAAAACTAACGACAATTTTGAAGATGAATGATATAAAAAGTGTTACTGTTGTAAGAATGGAAGTTCCATGTTGTGGTGGAATAGAAAATGCTGTGAAAAATGCATTAAAGGCAAGTGATAAAATGATTCCTTGGCAAGTTGTAACTATTTCGACTAATGGAGAAATTATTGAATAAAAATATAAATAGAATAAGGGTATATTTGCATATATAAAAAGTTTTATATGCAGATATGCCCTATAAATTTATAAAAATGATTATTTAAGGGTATACTTAAATTAGAAATGGGAATTTATACAGATAAGTAAAAAATTATATATTCATTAAGGTGAAATAGAGGATATTATTGCTAATGTGTAGAATACTATAATATCGAGATATTTAAGGGGGAGTATATATGAATAAAAGGAAAGTGTTAATACCAATAGACGGAACAGAAAGAAGTATGCATTCTTTAGAATTTGTAAAAGAAATATTTCCCGATAAAGATTCAATTGAAATTATAATAATGAATGTTAAAGAATTAGTACTGATAAATGAAATGATAGTTGCTGATGAAATAAAATTTGCACAAGAATTGGGTGAAGAAATATTACAAGCGGCTAAAGAAAAAATGAAAGATTATAATACAGAAACTTATTTTACTTTTGGATATCCAGGAGATGAAATAATAAAGAAAGCAAATGAAGAAAATATAGGAGTAATAGTTATGACTAAATCTACTAAAAGAGGTTTAAATAGAATGATTGGGTCAGTAACTACTAATGTTGTCAAACGTGCTAAATGTATTGTAATGATAGTGCCTAATGATTTTTCAATTAGTATTAAATAAGCAAGTTAATCAGTAGGTTTGAAAATTAGAATTTTATAGGCTATCTTAAAAATTACATTTTAAGGTAGTCTTTATTTTTGAATATAGAATTTTACTATGTATAATGATATAATAAAGCGAAACTTATTTGTTATAATATAAGTATTTATGGAACATTAAGTTAAAGATTTATATTAAATAATAATTTTAAGGTGGAATTTATTTTAACCTAAATTAATACATGCGGTTAGTTCATAATTTTCAGATAAGGGATGAGAATTTTGAATTGATATAAATTATATAAAAATTATTTTGTTATATTTAAGGAGTAAGAAATGAGAGCAGTTTATAGAAATCCAAGAGAATTAGCAACATGTTTAAAGGACATTGTGGATACATATTATGATGATTTAATTTCATATGAAAAGATGGAAGAAAGAATTATGAAAATTGTTGATGCTAATAGAGAAGCTATATATAAAGAAAAAAATATGTCAGTTAAGATAGCTAATGTCTTAGGAGATAAAAGAGTAGATGTAATTAATAAAGTAGTTGAAAGTAAAACTAAGTCAGAAGTTTAATGAGTTTTGCGGTTTAGGAGTGAATTTGGAATGGGTAAGAAAATAATATTAACAGGAGATAGACCAACAGGTAAATTACATATAGGACACTATATAGGTTCTTTAAAAAATAGAGTTGTACTTCAAGAATCAGGCTTATATGAAAGTTTTATAATGATTGCAGATCAGCAGGCTTTAACAGACAATGCAAGAAATCCTGAAAAGATAAGAAATAGTTTAACGGAAGTTGCACTTGATTATTTAGCAGTTGGAATTGATCCAAGCAAATCAAATATATTTGTACAATCACAGATACCAGAACTAAATGAATTAACAATGCATTACTTAAATCTTGTTACTTTATCAAGGTTAGAAAGAAATCCAACAGTTAAGCAAGAAATAAAACAGAAAAATTTTGAAAATAGCATTCCGGCAGGTTTTCTTATTTATCCAGTAAGTCAAGCGGCTGATATTACAGCATTTAAAGCAGACACAGTACCAGTTGGAGAAGATCAACTTCCTATGATTGAGCAAACAAGGGAAATCGTTAGAAGTTTTAACTCTATATATGGAGAGGTGCTAGTTGAGCCAGAAGCAGTACTTCCAAGTTCTAATGCGGGAAGATTGCCTGGAACGGATGGAAAAGCTAAAATGAGTAAATCAATAGGAAATTGTATATATTTATCTGATGATGCTGATACAATTAAGAAAAAAGTAATGTCAATGTATACAGACCCTAATCATATAAGAGTAGAAGATCCAGGGCAAGTAGAGGGAAATACTGTATTTACTTATCTAGATGTATTTGCAACTGATAAAAATGCTGTTGAAGAAATGAAAGAGCATTATAAACGTGGTGGTCTTGGTGATGTAAAAGTAAAAAAATATTTAAATGAAATTTTACAGGCTGAATTGGAACCAATAAGAAATAGAAGAATTGAGTTTGAAAAAGATATAGATGCAGTATATAAAATGCTAAAGGATGGTAGCAACAAGGCTAGAGAAGTGGCAGCAAATACTCTTAGAGAAGTTCGAGGAGCAATAGGTATAGAATATTTTACTGAAAAATAATAAAGTAAATTCATTAGAGGGGGAATTCAAAATGAAAGCTATTGGAATATTAAATTATCCAGTAGAAGATGTGTTCCATATTTTTATAAAAAATGCAAAGAAAGATTTTTCGGATTTTAACGAAGAAGATGCGACAGGATGTAAGATTCAAAAGAGTATAAATACTGGTAGGCCTAATCCAGTAGAATGTACAGTTGAAATAACTGGATATGCAAAAAATGAAAAATATCAAATTACTACCTCAACTGATTTTACAACATGTGTATCCACATATAACTTCAAAGGGCAAAAAGATGGCACAACTAAATTAGTATTTGAAGAAGAACAGTCAACAGATAAATTTTTTGGATATATGTCATTATGGATTCAAAGATTTATGGCTAGGCGCGCCTTTAAGGCAAAATACAATAATATTGTGGAGGCTCTCAATAATGAATTGAAGACATATGCTAATAATAAAGAACGAAGCAAGCCTAAAAATAAATAATAAAAATACAGGGTTGTAAAAGCAATCCTGTATTTTTATTTTATTAAAAAATATTAAACCCAATTACCATTATTAAAAATTTTAATTTCTTCACCAGCTGGTGTAATACCAGTTATATTTGTATCTTTAGTTCCTATCATAAAATCAACATGTATCAACGATACATTTGAGCCAGATAGTATTGATTCTTCTCTTGTCATTTTTTCTCCGTTCTTTATGCAGCAAGGGTATGAAGAACCAAGAGCTAAATGGCATGAAGCATTTTCGTCATATAATGTATTATAAAAAATTATATTTGAATTTGAAATTGGAGAATTATATGGAACTAAGGCAACCTCACCTAAATATCTTGAACCTTCGTCTGTATTAAGAAGCTCGGTTAAAATATCTAATCCAGTTTCGGCAGAACAAGCTACAACTTTACCATTTTTAAATGTTAATGAAAAATTGTTTATTAAATTTCCACAATAGCTCAAAGGTTTTGAACTAAAAACAATTCCGTTTACGTCATCCAATTTAGGGGTAGTATAAACTTCTTCTGTAGGCATATTGGCAATAAATTTCAGACCATCTTGAGTAATATCCTCACCCCCACACCAAATATGATCTTGAACTAATCCTATTTTTAAATCAGTTCCAAGAGAATTTGTAAAACGAAGATATTTAAATTTATAGGAATTTAATTCTAATACCTTATCATGAAGAAGGTTAGTGTGCTTATTCCATGCATCTATAGGATCGGATTCTTTAAGTCTCATAACAGTAAAAATTGCATCCCATAATTTTTCAATTGCTTCACATGAGTTGGATTCACTAAAGACTTTTTTTGCCCAGTTTTCAGTTGGAATTGAAACTATGCACCAAGCATTTTTGTTGGAAGTACATGCGCTATGATATTTCTCTAAGGCTGTACGTCTGCCTTTTTGGTATGCCGATATTTTATCCGAATCTACATCTTTGAAAATATCTGGATCAGATGCGGAAATACTCAAAAATGCTGCATTATTTTCTACGTAATAGTCATATTTATCTTTTTCAAATTTTGGCGTAATAGAAAGAATTTCTTTTGAAGAATTATTAAATCGTATCTTATTGAATTTTTCATCATTATAATTTATAACTACATCAGAAGCACCAGCTTTATAGGCTTCATCTGCAAGTAGTCTTGCAAAGTTACTACACTCAATAGGGCTATTTATAACTAAAAGTCCATCTTTTTGTATATTTACACCTTTGATAATAGCAAGTTTAGCATATTTAGATAAAAGATTATCTAACAATTATATCACCTCATTACATAGTGGATTTTAATAACACTGGTTAATTTAAAATACTTTGAATTTAGAATTACAATCTATAATTAACATTATAACAATTTTTACAAGCTATCTACTATAGTAAAATAAAGAATATACAAAATAAGAATTATTACTAATAATTATGGAAATAATATGAGATAAATTCATTACACAACAAGATACATGTATACTTTAAGTTATACAATATAGTATAATGAGTTTAAATAATGACTTGAAGTAGATAATAATATTTCTAGTTGAGTAAATTTTTATGTTAAATTTCAGGAGGTTTTTAATGAAAAAATTATTGATTTTAGACTCAAATTCACTTATGAATAGGGCTTTTTATGCTTTGCCTCCTCTTACAAATAGTGATGGAATAAATACTAATGCCATTTATGGTTTTATAAATATGCTACTTAAAATGAAGGAGGAAATTAATCCTGATAGTATAATTGCTACTTTTGATTTGAAAGCACCAACTTTTAGACATAAAGAGTATTCTGATTATAAAGCAGGTAGGAATAAGATGCCGCCAGAACTTGCGGAACAATTTCCAATTATTAAAGAACTGTTTAAGTTAATGGGAATTAAGATATTTGAAGTAGAAGGCTTTGAGGCAGATGATTTGATTGGAACAGTATCAAAATTCGCTGAGGACAATAATACAGAAGTATTTGTAGTTACAGGAGATCGTGATGCTCTTCAACTAGCATCAGAAAAAACTAAAATTATAATTACTAAGAAAGGTGTCAGTGAAACTGCTGTTTATGATAAAAAAAGCTTTATGGATGAATTTGAAGTGACTCCAGAGCAATTTATAGATGTAAAAGGATTAATGGGAGATAAGTCAGATAATATACCAGGCGTTCCAGGAGTAGGAGAAAAGACTGCTTTTAAGCTTATAAAGGAATATGGATCTGTTGAAGAAGTTCTTAAAAATATAGATAAAATTTCTGGGAAAAAACTTAAGGAAAATTTAGAAAATAATGTTGAACAAGCAATATTTTCTAAGAAATTAGCTACAATTATGAGAGAAGTTCCAATCGAATTAAATTTGGAAGATATAAATTCTAGCAATAAAGAAAATATATTAGAAATTAAGAAGATGCTTATTAAACTTGAGATGAAGTCAATACTATCTAAATTTAATGATGATACAGCTCATGAAGAATCTAATATTGAAGTGAGAAATATTACTACAATTGAAGATATAAAAGCATTATTTTCAGAGATGAGAAATAGAATTTATATAGATTATACTTTAACTGATGCATCTAGATATTCTAAATTAAAACTTGAATATTTAATATTCGGGGAAGAAAATAAAGGTACTATTATAAATTTCAAAGACATAAGTTCTAAGGATAGTGAAGAAGCTTTAAAAGTTTTGAAAAATCTTATGGAAGATGATAATGTTAAAAAAGTTATTCATGATGGAAAAAACTTTGTTACATTTTTAAATAAAAATGAAATTGAAATAAAGGGATTTGATTTTGATACTGCGATAGCAGCTTATTTAATTGATTCATCAAAGAGTAAATACGAAATTCTAGAGCTTGTTAACCATTATATTGGTGATAATCCTAACAGCGAAGATAGCAATATTAAAGGAATTCTTTGCAGTTACTTACCTATGGTTTATGAAAAATTAAAAGAAAATCTTCATAAGGAAAATATGGATCAACTTTATTACGAAGTGGAGCATCCATTAATTTATGTGCTTTCATCCATGGAGAGTATTGGATTTAACATAAATCAAGGTATGTTAGATGAGTTACAGACTAAGTTTAAAAAAGAAATTGATAAGACACAAAAAGAAATATATGAATTAGCGGATGAGGAATTTAATATTAGTTCTCCTAAGCAACTAGGAAAAATATTATTTGAAAAATTGGATTTACCAGTTATTAAGAAAACAAAAACTGGATATTCAACTAATCAAGAAGTTCTAGAGAAGCTAATGAATAAGCATGATATAATACCTAAAATAATGTATTATAGGCAAATTACAAAGATAAATTCTACATATGTAGAAGGTTTAAAAAATGTAGTTGATGAAGATGGTCGTATTCATTCTAACTTTAATCAAACTGTAACTACAACGGGAAGACTATCTAGCACAGAACCTAATTTGCAAAATATTCCTATAAAGTATGAAATGGGCAGAGAGATAAGAAAGGTATTTATACCAATGGAAGAAACTGACATACTGGTTTCATGTGATTATTCTCAAATAGAATTAAGGGTATTGGCTCATATTGCTGGAGATGAAAATATGATAGATGCATTTGAGCATCATAGTGATATTCATACAAAAACGGCTTCGGAAGTATTTAAAGTTCCAGTAGGGGAGGTTACTTCTCTTATGAGAAGTAGAGCAAAAGCAGTTAATTTTGGAATAGTTTATGGAATAAGTGCATTTAGTCTTGCAGAAGATTTAAAGATCACAAAGAAAGAAGCAGAAGAATACATGGCTATATATTTAGAAAGATATCCTAAGATTAAAGAATATCTGGAAAATGTTGTGGAAGAAGCTAAAGAAAAGGGATATGTATTAACAATTTTAAATAGAAGAAGATTTATTCCAGAGATAAAATCTTCAAATAAGATAGTTAAGGCTTTAGGTGATAGATTGGCAATGAATGCACCAATTCAAGGAAGCGCAGCTGATATAATAAAGCTTGCGATGGTGAATGTTTATAATAAATTAAATGAAAAAGAATTAAAAAGTGAATTAATCCTTCAAGTACACGATGAACTTATTTTAAATGTAAAAAAAGACGAATTTGAAGAAGTTAAAAATTTAGTTGCTTATGAAATGGAAAATGCAATTAAGTTAAAGGTAGCACTTGATGTGGATGTTAATTTTGGAGATACATGGTACGATGCCAAATAATGTATTATGGAATTAAAAAAAGGTGGTTTTTATAAAATGGTTAAAATTGGTTTAACAGGTGGAATCGGCACCGGAAAAAGCACTGTATCAAATATTTTAAGTAAAGAAGGACTAAAAATAATAGATGCAGATGCTATAGCTAAAGAAGTACTTGAAAATAATCCAAAGATATTAGAAATGGTTCGGGCACAATTTGGAGCAGGTTTCTTTGACTGGAGAGGTGAATTTAGAAGGAAAGAATTTGGAAACCACATATTCAGATTTCCTAAACAAAGAATCAAATATGAAAGTATAATTATGCCCTATATTAAACAATCAATTGAAGAAAAGATAAAATTGTATGAACAAAAGAATGAGAAAATAGTAATAATAGATGCTCCTACTTTAATTGAAAATAATATGCATGAGGAAATGGATTATATTGTACTTGTATATGCTGATAATTCAGTTCAAATTCAAAGAGTTATGAATAGAGATAAATTAACTAAAGTTGAAACTGTTAGTAGAATAAATTCTCAAATGTCTATGGAAGAAAAGAAA from the Clostridium beijerinckii genome contains:
- a CDS encoding aminopeptidase, with product MLDNLLSKYAKLAIIKGVNIQKDGLLVINSPIECSNFARLLADEAYKAGASDVVINYNDEKFNKIRFNNSSKEILSITPKFEKDKYDYYVENNAAFLSISASDPDIFKDVDSDKISAYQKGRRTALEKYHSACTSNKNAWCIVSIPTENWAKKVFSESNSCEAIEKLWDAIFTVMRLKESDPIDAWNKHTNLLHDKVLELNSYKFKYLRFTNSLGTDLKIGLVQDHIWCGGEDITQDGLKFIANMPTEEVYTTPKLDDVNGIVFSSKPLSYCGNLINNFSLTFKNGKVVACSAETGLDILTELLNTDEGSRYLGEVALVPYNSPISNSNIIFYNTLYDENASCHLALGSSYPCCIKNGEKMTREESILSGSNVSLIHVDFMIGTKDTNITGITPAGEEIKIFNNGNWV
- the polA gene encoding DNA polymerase I, whose amino-acid sequence is MKKLLILDSNSLMNRAFYALPPLTNSDGINTNAIYGFINMLLKMKEEINPDSIIATFDLKAPTFRHKEYSDYKAGRNKMPPELAEQFPIIKELFKLMGIKIFEVEGFEADDLIGTVSKFAEDNNTEVFVVTGDRDALQLASEKTKIIITKKGVSETAVYDKKSFMDEFEVTPEQFIDVKGLMGDKSDNIPGVPGVGEKTAFKLIKEYGSVEEVLKNIDKISGKKLKENLENNVEQAIFSKKLATIMREVPIELNLEDINSSNKENILEIKKMLIKLEMKSILSKFNDDTAHEESNIEVRNITTIEDIKALFSEMRNRIYIDYTLTDASRYSKLKLEYLIFGEENKGTIINFKDISSKDSEEALKVLKNLMEDDNVKKVIHDGKNFVTFLNKNEIEIKGFDFDTAIAAYLIDSSKSKYEILELVNHYIGDNPNSEDSNIKGILCSYLPMVYEKLKENLHKENMDQLYYEVEHPLIYVLSSMESIGFNINQGMLDELQTKFKKEIDKTQKEIYELADEEFNISSPKQLGKILFEKLDLPVIKKTKTGYSTNQEVLEKLMNKHDIIPKIMYYRQITKINSTYVEGLKNVVDEDGRIHSNFNQTVTTTGRLSSTEPNLQNIPIKYEMGREIRKVFIPMEETDILVSCDYSQIELRVLAHIAGDENMIDAFEHHSDIHTKTASEVFKVPVGEVTSLMRSRAKAVNFGIVYGISAFSLAEDLKITKKEAEEYMAIYLERYPKIKEYLENVVEEAKEKGYVLTILNRRRFIPEIKSSNKIVKALGDRLAMNAPIQGSAADIIKLAMVNVYNKLNEKELKSELILQVHDELILNVKKDEFEEVKNLVAYEMENAIKLKVALDVDVNFGDTWYDAK
- the coaE gene encoding dephospho-CoA kinase (Dephospho-CoA kinase (CoaE) performs the final step in coenzyme A biosynthesis.), giving the protein MVKIGLTGGIGTGKSTVSNILSKEGLKIIDADAIAKEVLENNPKILEMVRAQFGAGFFDWRGEFRRKEFGNHIFRFPKQRIKYESIIMPYIKQSIEEKIKLYEQKNEKIVIIDAPTLIENNMHEEMDYIVLVYADNSVQIQRVMNRDKLTKVETVSRINSQMSMEEKKEFANIIIDNNTDLIELQKQVYDFIDFIKLIC